In one Desulfoferula mesophila genomic region, the following are encoded:
- a CDS encoding cobalamin B12-binding domain-containing protein: MSKRIRVLAAKPGLDGHDRGIKVVCTGLKDAGMEVIYTGLRQTPEAIVSAALQEDVDVIALSTLSGAHNQHLPRVAKLLKEKGASHILLVAGGIVPPKDRVVLKEQGISEIFGPGATMPQIVKFIEDNQPLS, translated from the coding sequence ATGAGTAAGCGGATTCGGGTCCTGGCGGCCAAACCCGGCCTAGACGGTCACGACCGGGGCATAAAAGTGGTTTGCACCGGCCTGAAGGACGCTGGTATGGAGGTGATCTACACCGGCCTGCGCCAGACCCCGGAGGCCATCGTGTCCGCCGCCTTGCAAGAGGACGTGGACGTGATCGCCCTGAGCACCCTGTCCGGGGCGCATAACCAGCACTTGCCCCGAGTGGCCAAATTGCTCAAGGAAAAGGGGGCCTCCCACATCCTGCTAGTTGCCGGAGGCATCGTGCCTCCCAAGGACCGCGTCGTGCTGAAAGAGCAAGGAATCTCCGAAATATTCGGACCCGGCGCCACCATGCCCCAGATTGTCAAATTTATCGAGGACAACCAGCCCCTGAGCTAA
- a CDS encoding acyl-CoA carboxylase subunit beta → MDHLIEELEQRNQEYRLGGGAKRIEREHAKGKLTARERLDYLFDKDTFIEVGLLTDHTCRDFGLENQHMPGDGVVTGYGQVDGRKVFAFAQDATVMGGSLGDMHSQKICTIMDLAVKAGAPIVGINDSAGARVQEGAGGLAGYGLIFRRNVNASGVVPQISVIMGNCAGGAVYSPAMTDFVFMVKKTSYMFITGPKVIMSVTGEDVTMEKLGGARIHTKISGNCDLATEDDKECLDQVKRLLSYLPSNSKSQPPRLAMWTPHYDKEIQNIIPDDRKKFFDVRQVIERLVDKGDFMEIKALYAPNVVVGFGRIDGRAVGVVANQSRHLGGALDSDASDKAARFVRTCDAFNIPLVNLVDVPGYLPGVKHEYSGIIRHGAKMIYAYSEATVPKITIILRKAYGGAYQAMCSKQLGADQVWAWPSAEVAVMGAEGAVDIVYAKGIAKADDPETARQDKIDEYRKKFANPYDVAKKLHVDAVILPGDTRPYLMRALEALEDKQEPKPWRKHGNVPL, encoded by the coding sequence ATGGATCATCTTATCGAGGAACTCGAGCAAAGGAACCAAGAGTATCGCCTGGGCGGCGGTGCCAAGCGCATTGAACGGGAGCACGCCAAGGGCAAGCTTACCGCCCGGGAACGCCTGGACTACCTGTTCGACAAGGATACCTTCATCGAAGTTGGCTTGTTGACTGATCACACCTGCCGAGACTTTGGGTTGGAAAACCAGCACATGCCCGGCGACGGCGTGGTAACCGGCTACGGACAGGTGGACGGACGCAAGGTCTTCGCCTTTGCCCAGGACGCCACGGTAATGGGCGGCAGCTTGGGGGACATGCACTCGCAAAAGATATGCACGATCATGGACCTTGCGGTGAAGGCCGGCGCCCCCATCGTGGGCATCAACGATTCGGCTGGAGCCAGGGTACAGGAAGGCGCCGGTGGCCTGGCGGGATACGGCCTCATCTTCAGGCGCAACGTCAACGCCAGCGGAGTGGTGCCCCAGATTTCGGTGATCATGGGAAACTGCGCCGGTGGGGCGGTCTATTCCCCGGCCATGACCGACTTCGTGTTCATGGTGAAAAAGACCTCCTACATGTTCATAACTGGCCCCAAGGTCATCATGTCGGTTACCGGCGAAGACGTGACCATGGAAAAGCTGGGCGGGGCGCGCATCCACACCAAGATTTCGGGCAACTGCGATCTGGCCACCGAGGACGACAAGGAATGTCTGGACCAAGTCAAACGCCTCTTGTCCTATTTGCCCAGCAACTCCAAGAGCCAGCCCCCACGTCTAGCCATGTGGACCCCTCATTACGACAAAGAGATCCAAAATATAATCCCGGATGACCGCAAGAAGTTTTTCGACGTGCGTCAGGTAATTGAGCGTCTGGTGGACAAGGGCGATTTCATGGAGATCAAGGCCCTGTATGCCCCCAACGTGGTTGTGGGCTTCGGCCGCATCGACGGCCGGGCGGTGGGAGTCGTAGCTAACCAGTCGCGGCACCTGGGCGGGGCGCTGGACAGCGACGCCTCGGACAAGGCCGCCCGTTTCGTGCGCACCTGCGACGCCTTCAACATACCCTTAGTCAACCTAGTGGACGTGCCCGGTTACCTGCCCGGGGTCAAGCACGAGTACAGCGGCATCATCCGCCATGGCGCCAAGATGATCTACGCCTATTCCGAGGCTACGGTCCCGAAGATTACAATCATCCTGCGCAAGGCCTACGGCGGAGCCTATCAGGCCATGTGCTCCAAGCAGCTTGGTGCCGACCAGGTTTGGGCCTGGCCCTCGGCCGAGGTGGCGGTGATGGGTGCGGAAGGCGCGGTGGATATCGTCTACGCTAAGGGAATTGCCAAGGCCGACGACCCCGAAACCGCCCGCCAGGACAAAATCGACGAGTACCGGAAAAAGTTTGCCAACCCCTACGATGTGGCCAAAAAGCTTCACGTAGATGCGGTGATTTTACCCGGCGACACCCGGCCCTATTTGATGCGCGCCCTCGAGGCCTTGGAAGACAAGCAGGAGCCCAAGCCGTGGCGCAAGCACGGCAACGTGCCACTGTAG